In Apis cerana isolate GH-2021 linkage group LG3, AcerK_1.0, whole genome shotgun sequence, the sequence tataattgtagaaaatgcaaatagtttaaaataaaaagtagaaaaaaaaaattgattttatatctatatttaattaagttatatttaattaaattatatacaaaaaaaatcaaataattaattaatataatatggaaaaaattgcataaatatttttgtttaatattgtctaatttagtataataatatatatcataacaagcaaaaatcacaaaaatctaaatcttttaatttatcatatcaagatgaaaatttgaatatatgaatataaatattgaatataattctaaatttctaaatttctaaattctagTTTCAAAATGgcttatatctattaattaactaaaaaaaattgtgcttctcaatttcaaatattaaactatGTCAATaactatattgaataattataatatatattcaaataattatcaaattaaatgagtcatatatatatatgatgaataataaacttttattttttaaattaaatttcataaaatttcatattaaaacattttaaaaaatataaataaaaatattcaactttcaccttttaataaattattgagataattaaaattaaattatcaaagtgattcatatttgtataaatttgtttgattatatttcttatttaatataatgatatttttgataaaagacagaattgtaatttttcttaattaagcAATGTGttctaataaattgaaatatatatatatatattataaaatttagtttttaaacaACTTTACTGttgtaattttatctataaatatattctatctattaaatattctaatttaattaatataacatgtaatatgaaatagaaaatgacGTCAAGAAACTAGAGATAAaaacgatttatcgatttttatcatccatgtttataaatcgatatattaaaatcatctatttttcattcaatttatcattataaagatattttgtgattgtatttatttttttatattcttttgttttattaaaaaatatatatataattttttttaataatattttctttttattcacattttaaaatttatttgagattttaaaataaaacatttttgctaatttataagttaatttataaattaacaaaatatatcgttttaaatattatttttcaatcaaattaataaactaatttaataaaagaattatttattcgcaacaattttaaattttgtaaattatttaaaattatgcataaaagTTCACAATTAATAATCCacttattttatgaaacagaTCGAGCATGAACAGAACATGAACGAAATAAGTATTTTGCTCAAAaacattacataaaaaataagagataagaATTGAATAGCATAATGGTacatatttcgtttaaaacaaATGGATTTTTATCAGACattcatataatatctattctaACTAcgctaaatttatttgatcatataaatgatttgatatataatttgacaATAATTGATTTGACATATAAATAGACATTAAGTTACAGAGGATATCTGATTCTTTGTACTATCGGTATTTCAGAACATGAGACACAAAATCTTATAggataataaatctattttatatcttgtttATGGTTATGTAGCCCgtcttaaattaaacaatattaataaaaggaaCACTTTAAAAATGAgtgaaagtgaaaattttattaaaaaaggcaCCACTCTTTTTACTGCTAAACCATTTGCTTATGtcctttattcaaaatatagaaatgaacGATgtgattattgttttaaaaggtattcttaacatttttaaaaaattttaatttacataatatttttatttcttccaatgtttatttgttaatattattatattataataatataaattattatattttaaaataatatataaaattattttttcagtgGAAAACTTTTTAGATGTTCTGTttgtaaatgtatttattactgTAATCAATCTTGTCAACAAATGTCTTGGACTATACATAGTAAAGAATGTGCAAgcttaaaaagattttcatcAAAAGTTATACCAGATGTTGCAAGATTAATGGcacgtataattataaaattaaatcaaggtGGAGGTGAAGAAATAGGATATTATAGTAAAACTAAATATAGGAAATTTAAGGACTTAATGTCTCGTAAGCTTTTCATGTAAGAgaacacataaaatatatataaaattctatctaattaatatttaaattattattttgttagattattctgatataaaaaaagatgaaaaaaaaatggaacattttgtatgtgtatgtggtgttttatatgaatttcttgGAGATATGTCTATACCAAATTCTGCAGAATTAATGGGTATTTATGgcagaatttatattaattcttttaatatatctgatttggatatgaataatattggtGCTGGTATTTATTTGGGACCTTCTATTTTGGACCATAGTTGCAAACCTAATGCTGTAGCAACCTTTGAGGGGACaactataattattagaaCAACAGAAGATCTTCCTTGTTTAGATTTATCTCAGGCaagtcttttaaatatttttgtttttataatattgtaataaaatttctgttaACAACAGAGAATCATTTAaagtataatacaattataactgAACATATATAGATAAGAATATCATACATTGATGTAATTAAAACAACAAAAGACAGACGTGAAGAACTACAaagttcatattatttttggtgtaattgtaaaaaatgtgaAGAATCAGAACCAATGGTGGAAGCAGCAGCATgtccaaataaattttgtacatatCCTTGTTCTCTTGATGCTGATATGTGtgaaaattgtaatacaaaattccctgaaaattttaaggagactttttatgaaatatctgATTTGACTGCATATCATTTGcaaaacatgaaaaatattgcctgtatcctttttataaataatattaattagattatttaatatataatataaaatatattttttcttacaataaaaaatagatttggaTGTAAGCACAATGTGTCTAAAAAAACAAGAAGGTGTTTTACACCCTCTTAATATACAGCATGTACAAACTTTACAAAGTGCTTTTGATTCCTCTCTAACTTTGCAACATTGGGAGGAAGCTGAATCTTATGCTAAGAGACTTATTAATGGCTATTTGTaagacaatattaatataatattaacataatataatatctttatatatattctttatatattctttatattaagttaaaaaataattcataataacttttattcatGCTTCAGGACATACTATGGAGAATTTCATCCATCAACTggaatcttatatttatcaataggAAAACTTcaggtatatttaaaaaagctaAAACAAGCTATTGAAACATTAAGAAAAGCTAGtgcaatattaacaataacacATGGAGAACAACATACTGTAATTGAACATAATTTGAAACCACTTCTTTACCAAGCCACTGTAGAAGAATTCAAtgaatcataatatttcttatgaataatttataattgtatgtaATTTGCTAATAgtgtacaatttataataaataattttagtatatatatatatatataaaatatttcatataaattaccaTATCacttttgattttgataaaaaaacatatttaaaattttcaatttaaaaacgtaatatacatttaagaaACATTTAAGAATCACTGATAccaacattataatatattattataaatatttatattacataataaattatataaaaaataataatgataattaaatatttattttaatattttcatattttaaattttttgaaa encodes:
- the LOC107997120 gene encoding histone-lysine N-methyltransferase SMYD3 isoform X1, with the protein product MSESENFIKKGTTLFTAKPFAYVLYSKYRNERCDYCFKSGKLFRCSVCKCIYYCNQSCQQMSWTIHSKECASLKRFSSKVIPDVARLMARIIIKLNQGGGEEIGYYSKTKYRKFKDLMSHYSDIKKDEKKMEHFVCVCGVLYEFLGDMSIPNSAELMGIYGRIYINSFNISDLDMNNIGAGIYLGPSILDHSCKPNAVATFEGTTIIIRTTEDLPCLDLSQIRISYIDVIKTTKDRREELQSSYYFWCNCKKCEESEPMVEAAACPNKFCTYPCSLDADMCENCNTKFPENFKETFYEISDLTAYHLQNMKNIAYLDVSTMCLKKQEGVLHPLNIQHVQTLQSAFDSSLTLQHWEEAESYAKRLINGYLTYYGEFHPSTGILYLSIGKLQVYLKKLKQAIETLRKASAILTITHGEQHTVIEHNLKPLLYQATVEEFNES
- the LOC107997120 gene encoding histone-lysine N-methyltransferase SMYD3 isoform X2 — its product is MSWTIHSKECASLKRFSSKVIPDVARLMARIIIKLNQGGGEEIGYYSKTKYRKFKDLMSHYSDIKKDEKKMEHFVCVCGVLYEFLGDMSIPNSAELMGIYGRIYINSFNISDLDMNNIGAGIYLGPSILDHSCKPNAVATFEGTTIIIRTTEDLPCLDLSQIRISYIDVIKTTKDRREELQSSYYFWCNCKKCEESEPMVEAAACPNKFCTYPCSLDADMCENCNTKFPENFKETFYEISDLTAYHLQNMKNIAYLDVSTMCLKKQEGVLHPLNIQHVQTLQSAFDSSLTLQHWEEAESYAKRLINGYLTYYGEFHPSTGILYLSIGKLQVYLKKLKQAIETLRKASAILTITHGEQHTVIEHNLKPLLYQATVEEFNES